One segment of Acidimicrobiales bacterium DNA contains the following:
- a CDS encoding CPBP family glutamic-type intramembrane protease, whose amino-acid sequence MIAVEARRAPWRAPAVAVAAGGAVLLARPWLVRPAADPTAALVVAFVVVGILGAAVRVPVVAADGPEPSGAATPRPSRAAAVAVAGAGVAAFVAGRLIGGGVAAVPALPAYLVLNTLAAVTEEALFRRLLYGLLLPLGAAAAVVGSAAAFAAVHVTVWGAWALPVDLAAGLLLSWQRWASGRWSVPAVTHAAANAVAVL is encoded by the coding sequence ATGATCGCCGTAGAGGCGCGGCGGGCGCCGTGGCGCGCGCCCGCCGTGGCCGTGGCGGCGGGCGGCGCCGTGCTGCTGGCCCGGCCGTGGCTGGTCCGCCCGGCCGCCGACCCCACCGCCGCCCTGGTCGTGGCCTTCGTCGTGGTGGGCATCCTCGGCGCCGCCGTGCGGGTCCCGGTCGTCGCCGCCGACGGGCCCGAGCCGTCGGGGGCGGCGACGCCCCGGCCGAGCCGGGCGGCCGCGGTGGCGGTGGCGGGTGCCGGCGTCGCCGCCTTCGTCGCCGGGCGGCTGATCGGAGGCGGGGTGGCGGCGGTACCCGCCCTGCCCGCCTACCTCGTCCTGAACACGCTGGCCGCCGTCACCGAGGAGGCGCTGTTCCGCCGGCTGCTCTACGGCCTTCTCCTGCCGCTCGGCGCGGCGGCGGCCGTGGTCGGCTCGGCGGCCGCGTTCGCCGCCGTCCACGTCACCGTGTGGGGTGCGTGGGCGCTGCCGGTCGACCTGGCCGCCGGGCTCCTCCTGTCGTGGCAGCGGTGGGCGTCGGGCCGGTGGTCGGTCCCGGCGGTGACCCACGCCGCCGCCAACGCGGTGGCGGTCCTGTGA